The Melitaea cinxia chromosome 24, ilMelCinx1.1, whole genome shotgun sequence genome window below encodes:
- the LOC123665613 gene encoding facilitated trehalose transporter Tret1-like: protein MNILISKLMWQNGTRINQYLFAIILTIPLLNFGMIQGWLSPMISVLRSPQGPAPYPYTSTDISWVTSVTYISAIIFGAPMGYLTDRYGRKVMTLITTFSLILYWQIKLLCLEPWALILARAIAGIPCSACYIVLPIYLKEISDIDLRGALGSLLILNRNIGYLASYVFADLLQVSTMLWMGLLVPTVVFFLLLIMPETPEFLVKQGKVDEAKTVLAWLRGVTVVDHSLEQEIDNIVKVEKQTKADTKSVWRIILKDKATFKAFIITLVIKITQQFDGYLIVLIFAGFVFERASESVTLPVSPNKQVMMIGVVQLLGSTVATCIVEKTGRKLLLVTTSFAVGVGMLLLSAWFYLTDIGYWLPGWLPVFAMCLCIFADAAGFQPISYIIITDLFTFQLRGTVSSFANICAKLSNFVQMKWFTKLCELISIHWTFLFFAVVCFFACIYTLIAFPETRQKSVEDIYQKLNKSKKEDKTDKEEDRIKAVP from the exons TAACAATTCCCCTGCTCAACTTTGGTATGATACAAGGATGGCTGTCTCCAATGATCTCGGTGCTCCGCTCACCGCAAGGTCCAGCACCGTACCCCTACACCAGCACCGACATCTCCTGGGTGACATCGGTGACTTACATCTCAGCTATCATCTTCGGAGCTCCTATGGGCTATCTCACTGATAGATACGGAAGAAAGGTCATGACCCTCATAACTACCTTTTCATTGATT ttatattGGCAAATAAAATTGCTATGCCTTGAACCGTGGGCTCTGATACTCGCACGTGCTATCGCGGGTATACCCTGCTCCGCGTGCTACATCGTTCTACCCATCTACTTGAAGGAAATCAGTGATATAGACTTAAGAGGAGCGCTTGGATCTCTGCTAATATTGAATAG GAATATTGGCTATCTCGCCAGCTATGTATTTGCTGATCTACTGCAGGTGTCGACAATGCTATGGATGGGTCTGCTGGTCCCGACAGTAGTTTTCTTCCTCTTGCTAATAATGCCGGAAACACCAGAATTCCTAGTGAAGCAGGGTAAAGTGGAT gaaGCTAAAACGGTCCTAGCGTGGCTGCGTGGTGTGACCGTAGTAGACCATTCTCTTGAACAGGAGATAGACAACATCGTAAAAGTAGAGAAACAGACCAAGGCTGATACTAAATCTGTCTGGAGGATAATCT taaaaGACAAAGCTACTTTCAAGGCTTTCATTATTACCCTCGTGATAAAAATAACCCAACAGTTTGATGGGTATCTTATCGTCCTGATATTTGCTGGATTTGTCTTCGAACGAGCCTCAGAGTCCGTCACCCTGCCGGTGAGCCCGAACAAGCAAGTCATGATGATCGGTGTGGTGCAGCTTCTGGGTTCTACAGTAGCTACTTGTATTGTTGAGAAAACTGGAAGAAAG CTACTTCTGGTGACAACGTCATTTGCAGTTGGTGTAGGTATGTTGCTGCTTTCCGCGTGGTTTTATCTTACCGACATTGGCTATTGGCTGCCAGGATGGCTTCCAGTCTTCGCCATGTGTCTTTGTATCTTCGCTGATGCAGCTGGGTTCCAGCCCATatcgtatataattataacggATTTATTCACGTTCCAA TTACGAGGCACAGTGTCGTCATTTGCAAACATCTGTGCAAAACTCAGCAATTTTGTCCAGATGAAATGGTTCACCAAGCTCTGCGAACTAATCAGCATTCATTGGACATTTTTGTTCTTCGCTGTCGTTTGCTTTTTTGCTTGCATTTACACGTTAATCGCGTTCCCCGAAACAAGACAGAAGTCTGTCGAAGATATTTATCAGAAATTAAATAAGAGCAAAAAAGAAGACAAAACCGATAAAGAGGAAGACAGGATAAAGGCTGTACCGTAA